GGTGGTCCCTCGCGCTTGGCGCCTGTTTGGGGGGGAATGGCACGCTGTTTGGCGCCGCCGCCAATGTGGTCATCTCGCAGGTGGCCAAAAAGAACGGCTATCCAATATCTTTCATGGCTTTCACCCGCGAGGGATTTCCGATCATGCTGGTCACGCTTGTCCTTTGCAGCGGGTATATCTACGTCCGCTATTTTTTGCTTGCCGCGCACTAGGCGCCGCGCCGCCGGAACACGCGGCATGGATTCCACGCCGTCGGCTTGTTAAAATGTCGCCGGTTTATCCCGTTGCAATCCAAGGAGAGTGCGGTGTTGGCAAACATCAACCTGCAAGAGGTGATTCTACAGTACATGTGCCTGCTCTTCTCGCTGAGCGCGCATGAGGCGGCGCACGCGGCCATGGCCAACTGGTGCGGGGACCCGTCCGCGCGGCTGCTGGGCCGGATGACCTTGAACCCGGTCAAGCACGCGGACCCCATCGGCACGGTGATTCTGCCGCTTTTCGCCATGATCACCAAGTTCCCCTTCCTTTTCGGCTGGGCGAAGCCGGTGCCGTTCAACCCGCGCAACCTGGGCAACATGCGCCGCGACCCAATGCTCATCGCATTGGCGGGACCCGCCGCCAACCTGGCGCTGGCCCTGAGCGGGGTGCTGCTGCTGCGGATTCTGGCGTCCCTGCTGGGGGTCTTCCCGGAGTCCGCGGTGATGGGGATGCTGCTCCAGACCTTCATTTACCTGGTCATGATCAACATGGTGCTGATGCTGTTCAACCTGATTCCCCTGCCCCCGCTGGACGGGCACCATGTGCTGGACGCCCTGCTGCCCCACAACGCCCGCCAGATGATGGAGAAGCTCGGGCCGTTCAGCCTGATCATCCTGTTCCTGCTCGTATTCCGCTTCCGCATTCTGGACATGCCCATTGCACTGGTGAGCCGGGGCCTCTTCACGCTGGCCTTCTACGGGACCCCTGTCTACGACATCATGATGGGCGGGTGACACCGTGCCGGAGGCGTCCATGGGGGGGGCGGTGCGCTTCGAGCGCATGGCGGGGCTTGTCCCCTACGGGGAGGCGGACTCCCTGCAACGCGCCTGCCGCTCCGCCCTGGAGGCGGGCGGGGGAATGGACACGGTCTTCCTCCTGGAGCACGCGCCGGTCATCACCCTGGGCAGAAAATCGGACCCGGCCCATGTGCGGGCCCCGCGCGAACTGCTGGACGCGCTGGGGGTGGATGTGTGTGTTGCGG
This genomic window from Candidatus Hydrogenedentota bacterium contains:
- a CDS encoding site-2 protease family protein, yielding MANINLQEVILQYMCLLFSLSAHEAAHAAMANWCGDPSARLLGRMTLNPVKHADPIGTVILPLFAMITKFPFLFGWAKPVPFNPRNLGNMRRDPMLIALAGPAANLALALSGVLLLRILASLLGVFPESAVMGMLLQTFIYLVMINMVLMLFNLIPLPPLDGHHVLDALLPHNARQMMEKLGPFSLIILFLLVFRFRILDMPIALVSRGLFTLAFYGTPVYDIMMGG